A single genomic interval of Littorina saxatilis isolate snail1 linkage group LG17, US_GU_Lsax_2.0, whole genome shotgun sequence harbors:
- the LOC138952100 gene encoding ribonuclease P protein subunit p20-like: protein MQNPEAKEDKKEKKPKDIFRELIDREEYLLKKRLPAKLPRRKNDVYVSRKTNFQAQLERCQRLLDSGNEVFVHGLGTAINRAINLALQLKERGLGTVEVATHTSTVELVDDLEPETDELEQETQTRHNSAVHIRVYRKEVQEMEQP, encoded by the coding sequence ATGCAGAACCCCGAAGCgaaagaagacaaaaaagagaagaagCCTAAAGACATCTTCAGGGAACTTATCGACAGGGAAGAATACTTGCTGAAGAAACGTCTCCCCGCAAAGCTTCCTCGCCGGAAAAACGATGTGTACGTGTCTCGTAAAACGAACTTTCAGGCCCAGCTGGAGCGGTGTCAGAGACTGCTAGACTCAGGCAATGAGGTTTTCGTCCACGGACTTGGAACGGCAATCAACCGTGCCATCAACCTGGCATTGCAGCTCAAAGAACGGGGACTCGGGACGGTGGAGGTCGCTACACACACGTCAACTGTGGAACTGGTTGACGACTTAGAGCCTGAAACGGACGAACTGGAACAAGAGACCCAGACACGCCACAACTCCGCCGTCCATATCCGTGTATACAGAAAAGAAGTGCAAGAAATGGAGCAGCCCTGA
- the LOC138952523 gene encoding protein ARV1-like: protein MDPAAGREQVYQCVHCGHTVDELYKDFKKGIIKISHCNKCNEVADKYIEYDGVIIFLDILLLQRPAYRHILINSNYKGYWRLLLVLWLCDSLTKLMQRKAGVSSPRLQPDHVFYSALELDFYQDYLISTAESLLFFAIILGLLAAKYLSKHGNLNHFPQVDIVRALVISSLGRLLIVPALIWGASYSALGVALAHFFVASSNVQALRVVSKRTGLLQAAAVVMLGYGIQALIVAYFREWILHHATSSFTLPFNISYWVQLP from the exons ATGGACCCCGCAGCTGGAAGGGAACAAGTCTATCAATGCGTTCACTGCGGCCACACAGTGGATGAACTGTACAAAGATTTTAAAAAGGGCATTATCAAGATATCTCACTGT AACAAGTGCAATGAAGTGGCGGACAAGTACATTGAGTATGATGGTGTCATAATTTTTCTTGACATTCTTCTCCTGCAAAGGCCAGCCTACAGACATATTCTCATCAATTCTAACTACAAG GGCTACTGGCGCTTGCTACTCGTGCTATGGCTGTGTGATTCTCTGACGAAACTGATGCAGAGAAAGGCGGGCGTCTCATCACCACGCCTACAACCTGATCACGTGTTCTACTCAGCATTGGAACTTGACTTCTACCAAGATTACCTCATATCTACAGCAG AATCACTGTTGTTCTTCGCCATAATCCTGGGGCTTTTGGCAGCAAAATATTTATCTAAGCATGGGAATTTGAACCACTTTCC ACAGGTGGACATTGTGAGAGCTCTGGTCATTTCTAGCCTGGGCAGACTGCTGATTGTGCCGGCACTCATCTGGGGCGCGTCGTACAGTGCTCTGGGTGTGGCACTTGCCCACTTCTTCGTCgcttcttcaaatgtgcaggctTTGAGAG TTGTGAGCAAGAGAACAGGTTTGCTTCAAGCCGCTGCTGTGGTGATGCTGGGTTATGGGATTCAAGCCCTAATTGTTGCGTATTTCAGGGAATGGATTCTGCATCATGCTACGTCCTCTTTTACCTTACCCTTTAATATTTCGTACTGGGTACAGTTACCATAA